In Streptococcus sp. SN-1, a single genomic region encodes these proteins:
- a CDS encoding bifunctional methylenetetrahydrofolate dehydrogenase/methenyltetrahydrofolate cyclohydrolase codes for MTQIIDGKALAAKLQGQLAEKTAKLKEETGLVPGLVVILVGDNPASQVYVRNKERSALAAGFRSKVVRVPETISQEELLDLIAKYNQDPVWHGILVQLPLPKHIDEEAVLLAIDPEKDVDGFHPLNMGRLWSGHPVMIPSTPAGIMEMFHEYGIDLEGKNAVVIGRSNIVGKPMAQLLLAKNATVTLTHSRTHNLAKVAAKADILVVAIGRAKFVTADFVKRGAVVIDVGMNRDENGKLCGDVDYEAVAPLASHITPVPGGVGPMTITMLMEQTYQAALRTLDRK; via the coding sequence ATGACACAGATTATTGATGGGAAAGCTTTAGCGGCCAAATTGCAGGGGCAGTTGGCTGAAAAGACTGCAAAATTAAAGGAAGAAACAGGTCTAGTGCCTGGTTTGGTAGTGATTTTGGTTGGGGACAATCCAGCCAGCCAAGTCTACGTTCGCAACAAGGAGAGGTCAGCTCTTGCGGCTGGTTTTCGTAGCAAAGTAGTGCGAGTTCCAGAGACAATTAGTCAAGAGGAATTGTTAGACTTGATTGCCAAATATAATCAAGATCCAGTTTGGCATGGGATTTTGGTTCAGTTGCCTTTACCAAAACATATCGATGAAGAGGCGGTTTTATTAGCCATTGACCCAGAAAAGGATGTGGATGGTTTTCATCCGCTAAACATGGGGCGTCTTTGGTCAGGTCATCCAGTCATGATTCCTTCGACACCTGCAGGAATTATGGAAATGTTTCATGAATATGGTATTGACTTGGAAGGTAAAAATGCGGTCGTCATCGGTCGTTCCAATATAGTTGGAAAACCTATGGCCCAACTTCTTTTGGCAAAGAATGCGACGGTAACCTTGACTCATTCACGGACTCATAATCTTGCCAAGGTGGCTGCTAAAGCAGATATTCTGGTTGTTGCAATCGGTCGTGCCAAGTTTGTGACTGCTGACTTTGTCAAACGTGGAGCAGTTGTTATTGACGTTGGGATGAACCGAGATGAAAATGGCAAGCTCTGTGGGGATGTGGATTATGAGGCAGTTGCACCACTTGCTAGCCACATCACGCCAGTACCTGGAGGTGTCGGTCCTATGACCATTACTATGCTGATGGAGCAAACTTATCAAGCAGCACTCCGGACATTGGATAGAAAATAA
- a CDS encoding YoaK family protein — translation MGGKMRLLPIRKISRQSKRLALFLTFCAGYVDAYTFIVRGNTLVAGQTGNVVFLSVGLIQHNVSDASAKVMTLLAFMMGVFLLTVYKEKLRIVKKPILSLIPLAILSIIIGFVPQTVDNIYLVPPLAFCMGLVTTAFGEVSGIAYNNAFMTGNIKRTMLAFGDYFRTKHTPFLREGIIFVSLLSSFVLGVVFSAYLTIFYHEKTILGVPIMMSIFYISMLFASWQKKVKEKASF, via the coding sequence ATGGGAGGAAAAATGAGGCTATTACCTATAAGAAAAATATCACGTCAGTCTAAGAGGCTAGCGCTTTTTTTGACTTTTTGTGCAGGATATGTAGATGCCTATACTTTTATTGTGCGAGGGAACACTCTTGTGGCTGGACAAACTGGAAATGTCGTCTTTCTATCAGTGGGGCTCATTCAACACAATGTATCAGATGCTAGTGCCAAAGTAATGACCTTGCTAGCTTTTATGATGGGGGTCTTTTTATTAACTGTTTATAAGGAAAAATTGAGAATTGTGAAAAAGCCTATTCTGTCACTGATTCCTTTGGCAATCTTATCAATCATTATTGGTTTTGTGCCGCAAACTGTAGATAATATTTATCTAGTACCTCCCTTGGCCTTCTGTATGGGACTGGTGACAACTGCTTTTGGAGAAGTGTCGGGTATTGCCTATAATAACGCTTTTATGACAGGGAATATCAAACGGACCATGCTGGCTTTTGGAGATTATTTCCGAACCAAGCACACTCCTTTTTTACGTGAAGGGATTATCTTTGTAAGCCTGCTTAGTAGTTTTGTCCTTGGCGTTGTCTTTTCAGCCTATTTGACGATTTTCTATCATGAAAAGACCATTCTTGGTGTTCCTATTATGATGAGCATTTTTTACATTAGCATGCTTTTTGCCTCTTGGCAGAAAAAAGTAAAAGAAAAAGCTTCATTTTAG
- the rpmA gene encoding 50S ribosomal protein L27, which yields MLKMTLNNLQLFAHKKGGGSTSNGRDSQAKRLGAKAADGQTVTGGSILYRQRGTHIYPGVNVGRGGDDTLFAKVEGVVRFERKGRDKKQVSVYPIAK from the coding sequence ATGTTAAAAATGACTCTTAACAACTTGCAACTTTTCGCCCACAAAAAAGGTGGAGGTTCTACATCAAACGGACGTGATTCACAAGCGAAACGTCTTGGAGCTAAAGCAGCTGACGGACAAACTGTAACAGGTGGATCAATCCTTTACCGTCAACGTGGTACACACATCTATCCAGGTGTAAACGTTGGACGTGGTGGAGACGATACTTTGTTCGCTAAAGTTGAAGGCGTAGTACGCTTTGAACGTAAAGGACGCGATAAAAAACAAGTTTCTGTTTACCCAATCGCTAAATAA
- a CDS encoding phosphate ABC transporter ATPase has translation MILKIYNGEYSLQWDGIYYLALIDYPNIQEWELEKIAKFIAYEKLHKRQTSIECADSCLKKEILDYIFQHPFLPPFTPTDKRVASTYDLHKRLVTSDYCSHTTTIDAAISIFKTGQLLSAVKAFGRDAEELVLDSRNAASDPIDYFDYVMLGWSNTSSGYRLAMERLLGRAPSEKELQDKFIPGVSFHFIYTDLIKLTGYIFDGYHVAKIKDMLNLFSELYICIIPTHNKSQFENIIPSQLLDRVYYLDHDGEGLEEWNKKVYRIVLKQSDKG, from the coding sequence ATGATTTTAAAAATTTATAATGGGGAATATAGTTTACAATGGGATGGAATATACTACTTAGCACTAATTGATTATCCAAATATTCAAGAATGGGAATTAGAAAAAATTGCTAAATTTATAGCTTACGAAAAACTTCATAAACGTCAAACAAGTATTGAGTGTGCTGATTCTTGTTTAAAAAAAGAGATTTTAGATTACATCTTTCAGCATCCCTTTCTGCCACCATTTACCCCTACAGATAAAAGAGTAGCCTCGACTTATGATCTACATAAGAGGTTAGTGACTTCAGACTACTGTAGTCATACTACGACTATAGATGCAGCGATTTCTATCTTTAAAACAGGTCAGCTCTTATCTGCTGTGAAAGCCTTTGGGCGAGATGCTGAGGAGTTGGTTTTGGATAGTCGAAATGCTGCATCGGATCCGATAGATTATTTTGACTATGTCATGTTAGGGTGGTCAAATACAAGTTCTGGTTATCGATTAGCGATGGAGCGTTTATTAGGTCGAGCTCCTTCAGAGAAAGAATTACAAGACAAGTTTATTCCTGGAGTGAGCTTTCATTTTATCTATACAGATTTGATTAAACTTACTGGTTATATTTTTGATGGCTACCATGTTGCAAAAATTAAGGACATGTTGAATTTATTTAGTGAGTTGTATATTTGCATTATTCCAACTCATAATAAGAGCCAATTTGAAAATATTATTCCAAGTCAATTACTAGATAGGGTGTATTATCTTGACCATGATGGAGAAGGTTTGGAAGAGTGGAATAAAAAAGTGTATCGGATTGTCTTAAAACAATCAGATAAAGGATAG
- a CDS encoding class I SAM-dependent methyltransferase, with protein sequence MKVLQQKFNKDVANEWDKIALLRQKQIESKKDTSFHQILLPNISKQIELIENASQKKLIDLGCGSGYLTNYLSLSVKETVGIDLSKKNIELAKNKYTKNDLNFYNCSIEDFSKGKYEIAVANMVLMDVVNINECIKAISNLLTKGGNFIFSITHPYFWPKYWKYENESWYNYSQELIIESEFKITNQTTSYKTTHIHRPLSMYTKLLKRFNFEIDSILEIPNDEKSNYPRFLIINCKKK encoded by the coding sequence ATGAAAGTATTACAACAAAAATTCAATAAGGATGTAGCAAACGAATGGGATAAAATTGCACTCTTAAGACAAAAACAAATTGAAAGTAAAAAGGATACGAGTTTTCATCAGATTTTACTCCCAAATATTTCTAAACAAATAGAGTTGATTGAAAACGCATCTCAAAAAAAGTTAATTGATTTAGGATGTGGTTCAGGATACTTAACAAATTATCTTTCGTTATCTGTAAAAGAAACAGTTGGTATAGATTTAAGTAAAAAAAATATTGAATTAGCAAAAAATAAGTACACTAAAAACGATTTAAATTTTTACAATTGTTCGATTGAGGATTTTAGTAAAGGCAAATATGAAATTGCTGTAGCTAATATGGTTTTAATGGATGTAGTAAATATTAATGAATGTATCAAAGCAATCAGTAATTTACTTACAAAGGGGGGGAATTTTATATTTTCTATAACTCACCCTTATTTTTGGCCTAAATATTGGAAATATGAAAATGAGAGTTGGTATAATTATTCACAAGAACTTATTATTGAAAGTGAGTTTAAAATAACAAACCAAACTACTTCGTATAAAACAACACATATTCATCGACCACTTAGTATGTATACTAAGTTGTTAAAGCGATTTAATTTTGAAATCGACAGTATTTTAGAAATTCCAAATGATGAAAAATCAAACTATCCAAGATTCTTAATAATAAATTGTAAAAAGAAATGA
- the rplU gene encoding 50S ribosomal protein L21, translating into MSTYAIIKTGGKQVKVEVGQEVYVEKLNVEAGQEVTFNEVVLVGGENTVVGTPLVAGATVVGTVEKQGKQKKVVTYKYKPKKGSHRKQGHRQPYTKVVINAINA; encoded by the coding sequence ATGAGCACATACGCAATTATCAAAACTGGCGGAAAACAAGTTAAAGTTGAAGTTGGTCAAGAAGTTTACGTTGAGAAATTGAACGTTGAAGCTGGTCAAGAAGTTACTTTTAACGAAGTTGTTCTTGTTGGTGGTGAAAACACTGTTGTCGGAACTCCACTTGTTGCTGGAGCTACTGTAGTTGGAACTGTTGAAAAACAAGGAAAACAAAAGAAAGTTGTTACTTACAAGTACAAACCTAAAAAAGGTAGCCACCGTAAACAAGGTCACCGTCAACCATATACAAAAGTTGTCATCAACGCAATCAACGCTTAA
- a CDS encoding NAD(P)H-hydrate dehydratase: protein MKVIDQTLLEKVIIERSRTSHKGNYGRLLLLGGTYPYGGAIIMAALAAVKSGAGLVTVGTDRENIPALHSHLPEAMAFSLQDQQLLKEQLEKAEVVLLGPGLRDDAFGESLVKQVFASLKKNQILIVDGGALTILAKTKLSFPSSQIILTPHQKEWEKLSGITIEQQKEAATASTLTSFPQGTILVEKSSATRIWQVGQSDYYQLQVGGPYQATGGMGDTLAGMIAGFAGQFRQASLYERVTVATHLHSAIAQELSQEHYVVLPTEISNCLPKVMNKISQKRMG from the coding sequence ATGAAAGTGATTGATCAAACCTTACTAGAAAAAGTCATTATTGAACGTTCTCGTACAAGTCATAAAGGAAACTATGGTCGTTTGCTGTTACTGGGTGGGACTTATCCTTATGGTGGTGCTATCATCATGGCTGCTTTGGCAGCTGTTAAAAGTGGAGCTGGTTTGGTGACCGTTGGAACAGATAGGGAAAATATCCCAGCTTTGCACAGTCATTTACCTGAGGCTATGGCCTTTTCTCTTCAAGACCAACAACTGTTAAAAGAGCAGTTGGAGAAGGCAGAAGTTGTCTTGCTCGGGCCTGGTTTACGAGACGATGCTTTTGGAGAAAGTCTAGTAAAACAGGTCTTTGCTAGCTTAAAAAAGAATCAGATTTTGATTGTGGATGGAGGAGCCTTGACCATTCTTGCTAAGACCAAGTTGTCATTTCCGTCGAGCCAGATTATCCTAACTCCCCACCAAAAAGAATGGGAAAAATTGTCTGGAATTACGATTGAACAGCAAAAGGAAGCTGCAACGGCTAGTACCCTGACTTCCTTTCCTCAAGGAACAATTTTGGTGGAGAAAAGTTCAGCTACTCGTATTTGGCAAGTTGGCCAGTCTGATTATTACCAGTTACAGGTTGGTGGTCCCTATCAGGCGACTGGTGGTATGGGAGATACACTGGCTGGAATGATTGCAGGATTTGCAGGCCAATTTCGACAGGCCAGTCTCTACGAACGTGTGACAGTAGCAACCCATCTTCATTCAGCCATAGCCCAAGAACTATCTCAAGAACATTATGTGGTCTTGCCAACGGAGATTAGTAATTGTCTTCCTAAAGTAATGAATAAAATATCTCAAAAAAGAATGGGATAA
- a CDS encoding ribosomal-processing cysteine protease Prp produces MIQAVFERAEDGELRSAEITGHAESGEYGLDVVCASVSTLAINFINSIEKFAGYEPILELNEDEGGYLMVEIPKDLPSHQREMTQLFFESFFLGMANLSENSSEFVQTRVITEN; encoded by the coding sequence ATGATACAAGCAGTCTTTGAGAGAGCCGAAGATGGCGAGCTGAGGAGTGCGGAAATTACTGGACACGCCGAGAGTGGCGAATACGGCTTAGATGTCGTGTGTGCATCGGTTTCTACGCTTGCCATTAACTTTATCAATTCAATTGAGAAATTTGCAGGCTATGAACCAATCCTAGAATTAAACGAAGATGAAGGTGGCTATCTGATGGTTGAAATTCCAAAAGATCTTCCTTCACACCAGAGAGAAATGACCCAGTTATTCTTTGAATCATTTTTCTTAGGTATGGCAAACTTATCGGAGAACTCTTCTGAGTTCGTCCAAACCAGAGTTATCACAGAAAACTAA
- a CDS encoding Gfo/Idh/MocA family oxidoreductase codes for MLKLGIIGTGAISHHFIEAAHASGKYQLAVVYSRKLETAATFASRYQNIQLFDQVEDFFNSSFDVVYIASPNSLHFAQAKTALSAGKHVILEKPAVTQPQEWLDLRHTAEKNHCFIFEAARNYHEKAFTIIKNFLADKQILGADFNYAKYSSKMPDLLAGLTPNVFSDRFAGGALMDLGIYPLYAAVRLFGKAKDATYQGQQLDNSIDLNGDGILFYPDFQVHIKAGKNITSNLPCEIYTTDGTLTLNTIEHVSSAIFTDHQGNQVQLPIQQAPHTMTEEVAAFAHMIQQPDQTLYQTWLDDAGSVHELLYTMRQTAGIRFEAENEN; via the coding sequence ATGCTTAAATTAGGTATCATTGGCACTGGCGCTATCAGCCACCACTTCATAGAGGCAGCCCATGCTAGTGGAAAATACCAGCTGGCCGTAGTCTATTCTAGGAAACTAGAAACTGCGGCAACCTTTGCTTCTCGCTATCAGAATATCCAACTCTTTGATCAAGTAGAGGACTTCTTCAATAGCTCCTTTGATGTGGTCTATATTGCCAGTCCAAACTCCTTGCATTTTGCTCAGGCAAAAACTGCATTATCTGCAGGTAAACACGTCATTCTTGAAAAGCCAGCTGTCACTCAGCCACAAGAATGGCTGGATTTAAGACATACAGCTGAGAAAAATCACTGTTTTATATTCGAAGCAGCTCGCAATTACCATGAAAAAGCTTTCACTATCATCAAAAACTTTTTAGCAGACAAACAAATTTTGGGAGCAGATTTCAACTATGCCAAATATTCTTCCAAGATGCCTGACTTGTTGGCTGGACTGACACCAAATGTCTTTTCAGACCGTTTTGCTGGTGGAGCTCTCATGGATTTGGGGATTTATCCTCTCTACGCTGCCGTTCGCCTCTTTGGAAAAGCTAAGGATGCAACCTATCAGGGGCAACAGCTTGACAATAGCATTGACCTAAATGGTGACGGAATCCTCTTCTACCCTGACTTTCAAGTTCATATCAAGGCTGGGAAAAACATCACTTCCAATCTCCCTTGCGAGATTTATACGACAGATGGTACCTTGACGCTCAACACCATCGAACATGTCAGCTCAGCTATTTTTACCGACCACCAAGGAAATCAAGTCCAACTCCCTATCCAACAGGCTCCTCATACGATGACTGAGGAAGTCGCTGCATTTGCACACATGATTCAGCAACCAGACCAGACACTCTACCAGACTTGGCTGGATGATGCAGGCTCTGTTCATGAGCTACTATATACCATGCGCCAGACTGCTGGCATTAGATTTGAGGCAGAAAATGAAAACTAA
- the pbp3 gene encoding D-alanyl-D-alanine carboxypeptidase PBP3, with translation MKKIILTLLSLSLIGSASTVAAQDFNIAAKHAIAVEANTGKILYEKDATQPVEIASITKLLTVYLVYEALENGNITLSTPVDISDYPYQLTTNSQASNVPMEARNYTVEELLEATLVSSANSAAIALAEKIAGSEKNFVDMMRAKLLEWGIQDATVVNTTGLNNETLGENIYPGSNKDDENKLSAYDVAIVARNLIKKYPQVLEITKKPSSTFAGMTITSTNYMLEGMPAYRGGFDGLKTGTTDKAGESFVGTTVEKGMRVITVVLNADHQDNNPYARFTATSSLMDYISSTFTLRKIVQKGDAYQDSKVPVQDGKEDTVTAVAPEDIYLIERGGNQSSQSIQFTPDSKAIPAPLEAGTVVGHLTYEDKDLIGQGYITTERPSFEMVAEKKVEKAFFLKVWWNQFIRFINEKL, from the coding sequence ATGAAAAAAATAATTTTAACTCTATTAAGCCTGTCCCTTATTGGCTCAGCATCTACTGTTGCTGCTCAAGATTTTAATATTGCTGCTAAACATGCCATTGCTGTTGAAGCAAATACTGGTAAAATTCTCTATGAGAAAGATGCGACTCAACCAGTCGAAATTGCTTCTATAACAAAACTACTTACCGTTTACCTGGTCTATGAAGCACTCGAAAATGGAAATATCACACTATCCACCCCAGTAGATATTTCTGATTATCCTTATCAATTGACGACAAATTCTCAAGCCAGTAATGTTCCTATGGAAGCTCGTAATTATACTGTCGAAGAGTTACTTGAAGCAACACTGGTATCGAGTGCCAACAGCGCCGCTATTGCCCTAGCTGAGAAAATTGCTGGCTCAGAAAAAAACTTCGTTGATATGATGCGAGCAAAACTCTTGGAATGGGGAATTCAGGATGCCACTGTTGTCAATACAACTGGTCTTAACAATGAGACTCTAGGGGAGAACATTTACCCAGGATCTAATAAAGATGATGAAAATAAGCTCAGTGCTTATGACGTTGCCATCGTTGCCCGTAACCTCATCAAAAAGTACCCACAAGTCTTAGAAATTACCAAAAAACCTTCTTCTACTTTTGCTGGAATGACAATCACTTCAACCAACTACATGTTAGAAGGCATGCCTGCTTATCGAGGTGGTTTTGATGGACTGAAAACAGGAACAACAGATAAGGCTGGAGAGTCTTTTGTTGGTACTACTGTCGAAAAAGGCATGAGGGTTATCACAGTTGTTTTAAATGCAGATCATCAAGACAATAATCCCTACGCTCGCTTTACAGCTACATCTTCACTAATGGATTATATTTCTTCTACATTTACACTTCGTAAAATCGTGCAAAAAGGCGATGCCTATCAAGATAGCAAAGTCCCTGTACAAGATGGAAAAGAAGATACGGTCACTGCAGTGGCCCCAGAGGATATCTATCTAATTGAACGTGGTGGGAATCAATCTTCCCAATCTATTCAATTTACACCTGATTCTAAAGCAATCCCCGCACCACTTGAAGCTGGAACAGTGGTTGGCCATTTGACTTACGAAGACAAGGATTTGATTGGTCAAGGTTACATTACCACAGAACGTCCTAGTTTCGAAATGGTAGCAGAAAAGAAAGTTGAAAAAGCCTTCTTCTTAAAAGTTTGGTGGAATCAGTTTATCCGATTTATCAACGAGAAATTATAA
- a CDS encoding AI-2E family transporter, translating to MFRKNKLFFWTSEILLLTIIFYLWRQMGGIITPFVSVANTIMIPFLLGSFLYYLTNPIVNFLQKYFKINRIIGILLTLCALVWGLVIGVVYLLPILVNQLTSLIATSQTIYSRLQDLIVDLSTYPAFQNLDIQANIQQLNLSYVDILQNILNSVTNSVGSILSALFSTVLIIIMTPVFLVYFLLDGHKFLPMLERTVLKRDKLHITGLLKNLNATIARYISGVAIDAIIIGCLAFIGYSVIGLKYALVFAIFSGLANLIPYVGPSIGLIPMIIANVFTDPHRMLIAVVYMLIIQQVDGNILYPRIVGGVMKVHPITILVLLLLSSNIYGVIGMIVAVPTYSILKEISKFLSRLYENHKIMKERERELAK from the coding sequence ATGTTTCGTAAGAATAAATTATTTTTTTGGACCAGTGAGATTTTACTATTAACCATCATCTTTTATTTATGGAGACAGATGGGTGGGATTATAACGCCTTTTGTAAGTGTCGCAAATACCATAATGATTCCCTTTCTTCTAGGTAGTTTTTTATATTATTTGACCAATCCTATTGTAAATTTTTTACAAAAGTACTTTAAAATTAATCGTATCATTGGTATTCTACTAACTTTGTGTGCCTTGGTTTGGGGGCTAGTTATTGGGGTAGTCTATCTCTTGCCGATTTTGGTCAATCAGTTGACCAGCTTGATTGCGACTAGCCAGACTATCTACAGTCGTTTACAAGATTTGATTGTGGATTTATCTACTTATCCAGCCTTTCAAAATTTGGATATTCAAGCGAATATTCAACAATTAAATCTTTCTTATGTAGATATTTTACAAAATATACTAAATAGTGTGACGAATAGTGTCGGAAGTATCCTATCAGCTCTTTTTAGTACTGTGTTGATTATTATCATGACCCCTGTGTTTTTGGTTTATTTTTTGTTAGATGGTCACAAGTTCTTGCCGATGCTTGAGCGTACTGTCTTAAAGCGAGATAAGTTGCATATTACAGGTCTGCTAAAAAATTTGAATGCTACAATCGCTCGCTATATTAGTGGAGTTGCCATTGATGCCATTATTATTGGTTGTTTGGCCTTTATCGGATATAGCGTAATTGGTTTGAAATACGCTTTGGTCTTCGCTATCTTTTCAGGATTAGCCAATCTCATTCCTTATGTGGGACCAAGTATTGGCTTGATTCCAATGATTATCGCTAATGTCTTTACTGATCCTCATAGAATGCTGATTGCAGTTGTTTACATGCTAATCATTCAACAAGTGGATGGAAATATCCTCTACCCTCGAATCGTTGGTGGTGTGATGAAGGTTCACCCAATTACGATTTTAGTATTACTTTTGTTATCAAGTAATATCTATGGTGTCATTGGTATGATTGTCGCTGTACCAACTTATTCTATCTTAAAAGAAATTTCTAAGTTCTTATCACGTTTGTATGAAAATCATAAAATAATGAAAGAACGAGAAAGAGAATTAGCTAAGTAA
- a CDS encoding DEAD/DEAH box helicase, translating into MKTKLPTEWQELSDQLGFQEFTPIQTQLFEPLLAGENLLGVSPTGTGKTLAYLLPSLLRLQKKKAQQLLILAPNTELAGQIFDVCKTWAEAIGLTAQLFLSGSSQKRQIERLKKGPEILIGTPGRIFELIKLKKIKMMNVETIILDEFDQLLDDSQIHFVEKITHYAPRDHQLVYMSATTKFDQEKIVSNTRTINLSDQKLDNIQHFYMQVDQRHRVDMLRKLAHVEDFRGLVFFNSLSDLGSAEEKLQYRDILAVSLASDVNVKFRKVILEKFKDKQLTLLLATDLLARGIDIDSLECVVNFDVPRDIETYTHRAGRTGRMGKEGYVITLITHPEELKKLKKFASVREIVLKNQELYIK; encoded by the coding sequence ATGAAAACTAAACTACCTACTGAATGGCAAGAACTGAGTGACCAACTCGGTTTCCAAGAATTTACCCCCATTCAAACTCAACTATTTGAGCCCCTTCTTGCTGGAGAAAACCTCCTAGGAGTGAGCCCAACAGGAACTGGTAAGACCCTAGCTTACCTCCTACCAAGTCTTCTCAGACTACAAAAGAAAAAAGCCCAACAACTCTTGATTCTAGCGCCTAATACAGAACTGGCTGGACAGATTTTTGATGTATGTAAAACGTGGGCTGAAGCTATCGGCTTGACAGCTCAACTCTTCTTATCAGGTTCGAGTCAGAAACGCCAGATTGAACGCCTAAAAAAAGGACCAGAAATTCTGATTGGAACTCCTGGCCGTATCTTTGAACTAATTAAATTGAAAAAAATCAAGATGATGAATGTGGAAACCATCATCCTGGATGAATTCGACCAATTACTTGATGATTCTCAAATTCATTTTGTTGAGAAAATAACTCACTACGCACCTCGTGACCACCAACTTGTCTATATGAGTGCGACAACCAAGTTTGACCAAGAAAAGATTGTGTCGAATACACGCACTATTAATCTCTCTGATCAAAAACTGGACAACATCCAACACTTCTATATGCAGGTAGATCAACGTCACCGAGTGGATATGCTACGAAAACTAGCTCATGTTGAGGATTTCCGCGGTCTGGTCTTCTTTAACAGCCTATCAGACCTTGGAAGCGCAGAAGAAAAACTACAGTATCGTGATATCCTAGCTGTTTCTCTAGCTAGTGACGTCAATGTTAAATTTAGAAAAGTCATCTTAGAAAAGTTTAAAGACAAGCAACTAACTCTGCTTCTGGCAACAGACCTTCTGGCTCGTGGGATTGATATCGATAGTTTAGAATGTGTCGTAAACTTTGATGTTCCTAGAGACATCGAAACCTACACTCACCGTGCTGGCCGTACAGGTCGCATGGGTAAAGAAGGCTATGTTATCACTCTCATCACTCATCCTGAAGAGCTTAAAAAACTCAAAAAGTTTGCAAGCGTACGTGAAATTGTCTTGAAAAACCAAGAACTCTATATCAAATGA
- the tuf gene encoding elongation factor Tu, with the protein MAKEKYDRSKPHVNIGTIGHVDHGKTTLTAAITTVLARRLPSSVNQPKDYASIDAAPEERERGITINTAHVEYETEKRHYAHIDAPGHADYVKNMITGAAQMDGAILVVASTDGPMPQTREHILLSRQVGVKHLIVFMNKVDLVDDEELLELVEMEIRDLLSEYDFPGDDLPVIQGSALKALEGDTKYEDIVMELMNTVDEYIPEPERDTDKPLLLPVEDVFSITGRGTVASGRIDRGIVKVNDEIEIVGIKEETQKAVVTGVEMFRKQLDEGLAGDNVGVLLRGVQRDEIERGQVIAKPGSINPHTKFKGEVYILTKEEGGRHTPFFNNYRPQFYFRTTDVTGSIELPAGTEMVMPGDNVTIDVELIHPIAVEQGTTFSIREGGRTVGSGMVTEIEA; encoded by the coding sequence ATGGCAAAAGAAAAATACGATCGTAGTAAACCACACGTTAACATTGGTACTATCGGACACGTTGACCACGGTAAAACTACCCTAACTGCAGCTATCACAACTGTTTTGGCACGTCGCTTGCCTTCATCAGTTAACCAACCTAAAGACTATGCGTCTATCGATGCTGCTCCAGAAGAACGCGAACGCGGTATCACAATCAACACTGCGCACGTTGAGTACGAAACTGAAAAACGTCACTACGCTCACATCGACGCTCCAGGACACGCGGACTACGTTAAAAACATGATCACTGGTGCCGCTCAAATGGACGGAGCTATCCTTGTAGTAGCTTCAACTGACGGACCAATGCCACAAACTCGTGAGCACATCCTTCTTTCACGTCAGGTTGGTGTTAAACACCTTATCGTCTTCATGAACAAAGTTGACTTGGTTGACGACGAAGAATTGCTTGAATTGGTTGAAATGGAAATCCGTGACCTATTGTCAGAATACGACTTCCCAGGTGACGATCTTCCAGTTATCCAAGGTTCAGCTCTTAAAGCTCTTGAAGGTGACACTAAATACGAAGACATCGTTATGGAATTGATGAACACAGTTGATGAGTACATCCCAGAACCAGAACGTGACACTGACAAACCATTGCTTCTTCCAGTCGAAGACGTATTCTCAATCACTGGACGTGGTACAGTTGCTTCAGGACGTATCGACCGTGGTATCGTTAAAGTCAACGACGAAATCGAAATCGTTGGTATCAAAGAAGAAACTCAAAAAGCAGTTGTTACTGGTGTTGAAATGTTCCGTAAACAACTTGACGAAGGTCTTGCCGGAGATAACGTAGGTGTCCTTCTTCGTGGTGTTCAACGTGACGAAATCGAACGTGGACAAGTTATCGCTAAACCAGGTTCAATCAACCCACACACTAAATTCAAAGGTGAAGTTTACATCCTTACTAAAGAAGAAGGTGGACGTCACACTCCATTCTTCAACAACTACCGTCCACAATTCTACTTCCGTACTACTGACGTTACAGGTTCAATCGAACTTCCAGCAGGTACTGAAATGGTAATGCCTGGTGATAACGTGACAATCGACGTTGAGTTGATCCACCCAATCGCCGTAGAACAAGGTACTACATTCTCTATCCGTGAGGGTGGACGTACTGTTGGTTCAGGTATGGTTACAGAAATCGAAGCTTAA